The following coding sequences are from one Treponema parvum window:
- a CDS encoding MBL fold metallo-hydrolase RNA specificity domain-containing protein, whose protein sequence is MGISLYSLGAAQEVTGSKHIIEMNGRSYMIDCGAFQGKRAISDEKNRSFSFPTDKLEAVILTHAHYDHCGLLPILVKHGFEGNIYATPATRDLANLVMMDSARIQARDAEYLAKRAAKKGEKFNWSPLFNEADCTKAADQIITLSYRRKMYISPDVQLEFFDAGHILGSAYAYVTIKGRHGGLNAPAALSKSGSNEIRILYTGDLGRPDKAIIRNPEKDVPAPDYIFLESTYGNRLHEDKNFAMQELEKIVNSAVVRKGKIIIPSFAIERAQELVYYLHLLVDQKKIPQIPIYVDSPMAVSATGIFGLHPECYDNETHEAFLKHHKNPFGFGVISYITSVEESKSLNDKSGPMIIISADGMCEAGRILHHLANNISNPDNTVLIVGYMAENTLGRRIRDGEKEVKILNDWYQVRAKVEQINAFSAHADYSEMINWLNSIDKSRLKQIFIVHGEADAQKSFIEHLSEAGYKDVTIVKYGEVYDIE, encoded by the coding sequence ATGGGAATATCTTTGTATTCGCTGGGCGCCGCCCAAGAGGTTACGGGCTCAAAACATATTATTGAAATGAACGGACGCTCGTACATGATCGATTGCGGCGCCTTTCAGGGCAAAAGAGCCATTTCGGATGAAAAAAACAGGAGTTTTTCTTTTCCTACGGATAAACTTGAAGCTGTGATTTTGACGCATGCGCATTACGACCATTGCGGGCTCTTGCCGATTCTTGTAAAACACGGTTTTGAAGGCAATATTTACGCAACCCCGGCAACGCGAGATCTTGCAAATCTTGTTATGATGGACAGTGCCCGCATACAGGCCCGCGACGCGGAATATTTAGCAAAAAGGGCGGCAAAAAAAGGTGAAAAATTTAATTGGAGCCCTTTGTTTAATGAAGCCGACTGTACGAAGGCTGCGGATCAGATCATAACTCTTTCTTATAGACGAAAAATGTATATCTCGCCGGACGTTCAGCTTGAATTTTTTGACGCCGGGCATATTTTAGGTTCCGCCTATGCCTATGTTACGATAAAGGGCAGGCACGGAGGGCTTAACGCTCCTGCGGCTTTGTCCAAGAGCGGCAGCAATGAAATACGCATTTTATATACGGGAGACTTGGGACGCCCCGACAAAGCTATAATCAGAAATCCCGAAAAAGACGTTCCCGCTCCGGATTATATTTTCCTTGAAAGCACATACGGAAACCGTTTGCATGAAGACAAAAATTTTGCGATGCAGGAACTTGAAAAAATTGTAAACAGTGCCGTCGTCCGTAAAGGCAAGATAATAATTCCTTCGTTTGCGATAGAACGCGCCCAGGAATTGGTTTACTATCTTCACCTACTGGTGGATCAAAAGAAAATTCCTCAAATTCCGATCTATGTGGATTCTCCAATGGCCGTGAGCGCGACGGGAATATTCGGTCTTCATCCTGAATGTTATGATAATGAAACGCATGAAGCGTTTTTAAAGCACCATAAAAACCCGTTCGGCTTCGGAGTCATATCGTATATAACGAGCGTAGAAGAATCCAAGTCGCTTAACGACAAGAGCGGCCCCATGATAATAATAAGCGCGGACGGCATGTGTGAAGCGGGGCGCATTCTCCATCATTTGGCAAACAATATAAGCAATCCCGACAATACCGTTTTGATCGTAGGCTACATGGCCGAGAATACTTTGGGGCGAAGGATTCGGGACGGAGAAAAAGAAGTTAAAATTCTCAACGACTGGTACCAGGTAAGGGCGAAAGTTGAGCAGATAAACGCATTCAGCGCTCATGCGGATTATTCGGAAATGATAAATTGGCTCAATTCTATCGACAAAAGCCGTTTAAAGCAGATTTTTATTGTGCACGGCGAAGCGGACGCTCAAAAAAGTTTCATAGAGCATCTTTCCGAGGCGGGTTATAAAGATGTTACGATCGTAAAATACGGTGAAGTTTACGATATTGAATAA
- the malQ gene encoding 4-alpha-glucanotransferase has product MQLKRASGILLHPTSLPGSPGIGTIGKNAFDFIDWLSEANQTLWQILPSGPTGYGDSPYASFSTFAGNPLLIDLDILVKEGVLDKDQASPPEYIRTNGNVDFGSVVYWKKPLLKTAAVQFLTRADLKTKRNYELFKAENAFWLDTYAVFMSIKEIYDAKAQKEGVANSMWNAYWPEELKKCNADAVEKWQKDYETDCEIQKAIQYFYFSQWNALKKYANGKGISIIGDIPIFVASDSADVWANQKLFRLTPESLPEFVAGVPPDYFSADGQLWGNPLYNWDEMKKDGYSWWIDRIKTVLKQTDYVRIDHFRGFDEYWSVPYGQKTAVHGKWVKGPAYDFFNAVKSALGDIQIIAEDLGIITDSVRKLRDHFCLPGMKILEFAFDKNEAAQGAMTNAFLPHTYDKNCVVYTGTHDNDTVQGWLEKLPLEDKRLIAAYLGFSEGEAQKRCADGELCRELVRAALASVANWAIIPLQDVYSLGTEARMNMPSTAGGTNWQWRMGEDLLDKEKALWLKKCSVLYARNVL; this is encoded by the coding sequence ATGCAACTTAAGCGCGCAAGCGGAATTTTACTGCACCCCACCTCCCTTCCCGGAAGTCCCGGAATAGGAACAATAGGAAAAAACGCCTTTGATTTTATCGATTGGCTCTCCGAAGCAAACCAAACCTTGTGGCAAATTCTTCCGTCAGGGCCTACGGGCTACGGCGATTCTCCGTACGCATCGTTTTCAACATTTGCGGGGAACCCTCTTTTGATCGATCTTGACATCTTAGTAAAAGAAGGCGTTTTGGATAAAGATCAGGCGTCGCCGCCGGAATATATACGCACAAACGGAAACGTAGACTTCGGCTCGGTCGTATATTGGAAAAAACCGCTTTTAAAGACGGCCGCAGTTCAATTTTTAACCCGCGCCGATCTGAAAACAAAAAGAAACTATGAACTGTTTAAGGCTGAAAACGCTTTTTGGCTTGACACTTACGCGGTCTTTATGAGCATAAAAGAAATTTATGACGCAAAGGCGCAAAAGGAAGGCGTCGCAAATTCCATGTGGAACGCATACTGGCCAGAGGAATTGAAAAAGTGCAATGCAGATGCAGTTGAAAAATGGCAAAAAGATTACGAAACCGACTGCGAAATTCAAAAAGCGATACAATATTTTTATTTTTCACAATGGAATGCGCTTAAAAAATATGCCAACGGCAAAGGAATTTCAATAATCGGAGACATACCTATCTTTGTAGCGTCGGACTCGGCCGACGTTTGGGCTAACCAAAAGTTATTCCGCCTGACGCCCGAAAGTCTTCCGGAATTTGTCGCAGGCGTTCCCCCTGATTATTTTAGCGCAGACGGCCAGCTTTGGGGCAACCCGCTTTACAACTGGGACGAAATGAAAAAAGACGGATATTCATGGTGGATAGATAGAATAAAAACAGTGTTAAAGCAAACCGATTACGTGCGTATAGACCATTTTCGAGGTTTTGACGAATATTGGAGCGTTCCTTACGGACAAAAAACGGCCGTACACGGTAAATGGGTAAAGGGCCCCGCATACGATTTTTTTAACGCCGTCAAAAGCGCGCTCGGCGACATACAAATAATAGCCGAAGATTTGGGAATTATTACCGACAGCGTACGAAAACTCAGAGATCATTTTTGTTTACCGGGAATGAAGATCCTTGAATTTGCCTTCGATAAAAACGAAGCGGCTCAAGGCGCCATGACCAACGCTTTTTTGCCTCACACATACGATAAAAACTGTGTAGTATATACGGGAACTCACGACAACGACACAGTTCAGGGCTGGCTTGAAAAATTGCCGCTTGAGGACAAACGCTTGATAGCGGCGTATCTGGGCTTTTCGGAAGGCGAAGCCCAAAAGAGATGTGCGGACGGAGAGCTATGCCGTGAACTCGTGAGAGCGGCTCTTGCTTCCGTTGCAAATTGGGCTATAATTCCCTTACAGGACGTTTACAGCCTCGGAACCGAGGCCAGAATGAATATGCCTTCAACGGCCGGAGGAACAAACTGGCAGTGGCGCATGGGCGAAGATCTTTTGGACAAGGAAAAAGCTCTTTGGCTTAAAAAATGCTCCGTACTTTATGCAAGAAACGTATTGTGA
- the hisB gene encoding imidazoleglycerol-phosphate dehydratase HisB, translating to MEKRTAQIHRLTKETDISLTLNIDGSGKCKSDTGIGFFDHMVDGFARHGFFDVDLLCKGDLRVDSHHTVEDCGIVLGEAVKKALGDKSGIRRYGHFILPMDEALVLCAVDLCGRPFLVFEEEYTVPKIGDMDTELIREFFYAFSYSAMMNLHLRCISGNNNHHIAEASFKAFAKALEAAVQYDERINGVLSTKGVL from the coding sequence ATGGAAAAACGTACGGCTCAAATTCACAGGCTGACTAAAGAAACGGATATTTCACTTACTTTAAATATTGACGGAAGCGGTAAATGCAAAAGCGATACGGGAATAGGTTTTTTTGACCACATGGTGGACGGTTTTGCGCGGCACGGTTTTTTTGACGTAGATTTGCTCTGCAAGGGCGATCTTCGTGTGGATTCCCATCATACAGTAGAAGACTGCGGAATCGTGCTCGGTGAAGCCGTAAAAAAAGCTCTAGGCGACAAGAGCGGGATTCGCCGGTATGGGCATTTTATTCTTCCTATGGATGAAGCTTTAGTCTTATGCGCCGTAGATCTTTGCGGCAGGCCTTTTTTGGTTTTTGAAGAAGAATATACGGTTCCTAAAATCGGCGACATGGATACGGAGCTGATCCGCGAATTTTTTTACGCCTTTTCATATTCGGCTATGATGAATCTGCATTTGCGCTGCATTTCGGGAAACAACAATCATCATATCGCGGAAGCAAGTTTTAAAGCTTTTGCTAAAGCGCTTGAAGCGGCGGTTCAATACGATGAAAGGATAAACGGAGTGCTTTCTACCAAGGGCGTTTTGTAA
- a CDS encoding PG0541 family transporter-associated protein has product MHRAEIIANQSVQDDILEALEENVPEILYTVVPSVQGRGGENRKLGTTTWPETNFLVISYIEDDKVPAVKAVIKAVKEKFKNEGIKLFFTKAES; this is encoded by the coding sequence ATGCACCGTGCCGAAATCATAGCAAATCAATCAGTGCAGGACGACATTCTTGAAGCCCTTGAAGAAAACGTTCCTGAAATTCTTTATACCGTAGTTCCGTCGGTTCAAGGACGCGGCGGAGAAAACCGCAAACTCGGAACGACGACTTGGCCTGAAACAAATTTTCTTGTAATCTCATATATTGAAGACGATAAGGTTCCTGCGGTAAAGGCCGTAATAAAGGCCGTAAAAGAAAAATTCAAGAACGAAGGAATAAAATTGTTTTTTACAAAGGCGGAATCATAA